The window CCCAATCGTTTTTGTCGGCATGCGCAAAATCCTTCAAATCCTGAATAATGTCGCGCACCCGCGACAAGCCTTCCATGGATTCGGCGATCAATTCCGGAATATCGTTACGTAAATAATCAAGCTGCTTGGTTTGTTTCAGCTCGCGCAAGCTTTGCAGCGTCTCCGCCGATAAGGGATTTTCGTCTAAGGCCGCGTTACTGGCATCCATCACGCAAAAAACATCGCGTAAATAGCCGCTCAGCGTATTCAAATTGGAATTGACAAAACCGATGGGATTATTGATTTCGTGAGCGATGCCGGCCGCCAATTGCCCTATCGCCGCCAATTTTTCCGATTGCAATAATTGCAAATGCACAGCCTCATTCTCCTGATGCCGGCGTTGCACTTCGGTTTCCAGATAGGCATTTTGGTCTTTCAGCCAATCGCGGGCATGCTTCAGTTCCAGCTGGGTTTTGATTCGGGCCAATAGAATCGACAAATGACACGGCTTGTAAAGGTAATCCACCGCACCGAGTGACAGCCCCCGCTCTTCCTCCAGATCAGAGGTCAAGGCGGTCACGAATATCACCGGAATATCGCCGGTTTTGGGATCGGCTTTTAGCTGGCCGATGACTTCATACCCATCCATATCGGGCATCATCACATCCAACAAAATCAAATCCGGCTTCGGCGTGCCTCCCGCCAGTTGCAAGGCTCTCTGCCCGCTGGTAGCCACCAAAACCTGATAATACGGCGCGAGAAACT of the Methylomonas sp. MK1 genome contains:
- a CDS encoding ATP-binding protein; the encoded protein is MESDKQSTERQATILLVDDESINLSVFGQFLAPYYQVLVATSGQRALQLAGGTPKPDLILLDVMMPDMDGYEVIGQLKADPKTGDIPVIFVTALTSDLEEERGLSLGAVDYLYKPCHLSILLARIKTQLELKHARDWLKDQNAYLETEVQRRHQENEAVHLQLLQSEKLAAIGQLAAGIAHEINNPIGFVNSNLNTLSGYLRDVFCVMDASNAALDENPLSAETLQSLRELKQTKQLDYLRNDIPELIAESMEGLSRVRDIIQDLKDFAHADKNDWELGDLHKGLDSTLNIINNELKYHCTVHKQYGEIPQIYCLPSQLNQVFMNLLINAAHAIETKGDILISTGCADRDVWVEISDNGKGIDPENLPRLFEPFFTTKPVGKGTGLGLSVSQNIVRKHGGRIEVTSQLGQGSRFRVWLPIRPPELGAAE